A stretch of Malus sylvestris chromosome 11, drMalSylv7.2, whole genome shotgun sequence DNA encodes these proteins:
- the LOC126590590 gene encoding OVARIAN TUMOR DOMAIN-containing deubiquitinating enzyme 2, whose amino-acid sequence MEGIVVRRVIPSDNSCLFNAVGYVMDHDQKKAPELRQVIAATVASDPTKYSEAFLGKSNEEYCAWILDSEKWGGAIELSILADYYGREIAAYDIQTTRCDLYGQEKKYSERVMLIYDGLHYDALAMSPFEGAPEEFDQTIFAVHNSSIGPVEGLALNLVKEQQSKRRYTDTANFTLRCGVCQLGLVGQKEAVEHARATGHVNFQEYR is encoded by the exons ATGGAAGGTATCGTAGTAAGAAGGGTTATTCCCTCAGACAATAGTTGCCTCTTCAATGCGGTTGG GTATGTAATGGATCATGACCAGAAAAAAGCTCCTGAATTGAGACAG GTTATAGCTGCGACGGTAGCAAGTGATCCAACTAAGTATTCCGAAGCATTTCTTGGTAAATCGAATGAAGAGTATTGTGCTTGGATTCTTGACTCAGAGAAGTGGGGAG GTGCCATAGAGCTATCTATATTAGCAGATTATTATGGACGTGAAATCGCAGCGTATGATATCCAGACTACACGTTGTGATTTGTATGGTCAG GAGAAGAAGTATTCAGAAAGGGTTATGTTGATCTATGATGGACTTCATTACGATGCTTTAGCT ATGTCTCCCTTCGAGGGAGCTCCAGAGGAGTTTGATCAGACAATATTTGCAGTTCATAACAGTTCCATTGGGCCAGTTGAGGGGCTCGCTCTTAACCTTGTCAAAGAGCAACAAAG TAAGAGGAGATACACGGACACTGCCAACTTCACTTTGCGCTGTGGGGTGTGCCAACTTGGACTGGTCGGCCAGAAG GAGGCTGTGGAGCATGCACGGGCGACAGGGCATGTCAACTTTCAAGAATACAGATAA